From a region of the Takifugu flavidus isolate HTHZ2018 chromosome 20, ASM371156v2, whole genome shotgun sequence genome:
- the nt5c2l1 gene encoding 5'-nucleotidase, cytosolic II, like 1, protein MDTDLELYCDESPLRNSYEKSVFVNRSVTLENIKCYGFDMDYTMAVYKSPDYESLGFQMIRDRLVSVGYPHELLRYTYDPSFPTRGVVVDSMYGNLLKVDSNGNILVCCHGFHFLRGEDVQDYYPNKFIQRDDTDRFYILNTLFNLSETYIYSCLVDLFTRCNRYTNIQKGFKHGDLIMTYRSMFHDVRDAMDFIHDTGILKKETVKNLDKLVVKDPNLPVLLGRFKKVAKVFLATNSDYTYTKAIMSYLLENNKNDSWRSFFDLIVVDTKKPLFFAEGTVLRQVDTDTGKLRIGTYTGDLQHGTVYSGGSSDIICDLLDIKGKEILYVGDHIFGDILKSKKRQGWKTFLVVPELTKELQVWNEKKNLFEELKRLDVFLAEQHKHLGSKAISGADVSLVQLRMKVLTHRMDMSYGQMGSLLRSGARQTLFASQLVRYADMYSSSCLNLLHYPSNYLFLAPPVLMPHEAAAQTSVDLSRLNFTKHYYQTDKKKK, encoded by the exons ATGGACACGGATCTGGAGCTCTACTGTGACGAGAGTCCGCTGAGGAACAGCTACGAGAAGAG tgtgtttgtgaacaGGAGCGTGACCCTGGAAAACATCAAATGCTACGGCTTCGACATGGACTACACCATGGCGG TGTACAAGTCTCCCGACTACGAGAGCCTGGGCTTCCAGATGATCCGAGACCGGCTGGTGTCTGTGGGGTACCCTCACGAGCTGCTGCGCTACACCTACGACCCCAGCTTCCCCACGCG CGGCGTGGTGGTCGACAGCATGTACGGGAACCTCCTGAAGGTGGATTCCAACGGGAACATTTTGGTCTGCTGCCACGGATTCCATTTCCTGCGAGG GGAGGACGTCCAAGACTACTACCCCAACAAGTTCATCCAGAGGGACGACACGGACCGCTTCTACATCCTCAACACGCTCTTCAATCTCTCAG AGACGTACATCTATTCCTGCCTCGTGGACCTCTTCACCAGATGCAACAGATACACCAA CATCCAGAAGGGATTCAAACATGGCGACCTGATCATGACCTACAGAAGCATGTTCCACGACGTCCGCGACGCCATGGACTTCATCCACGACACG GGGATCCTAAAGAAAGAAACCGTCAAGAATTTGGACAAGTTAGTGGTCAAAGAC CCCAATCTGCCCGTCCTCCTCGGGCGCTTTAAGAAGGTGGCCAAGGTCTTCCTGGCCACCAACAGCGATTACACCTACACCAAG GCCATCATGTCGTACCTGCTGGAAAACAACAAG AACGACTCCTGGCGCTCTTTCTTCGACCTGATCGTCGTGGACACCAAGAAGCCGCTCTTCTTCGCCGAGGGGACCGTGCTGAGACAAGTGGACACG GACACGGGGAAGCTTCGCATTGGGACGTACACGGGCGACCTCCAGCACGGAACCGTCTACTccggag GGTCTTCAGACATCATCTGTGACCTGCTGGACATCAAAGGGAAGGAGATCCTGTACGTCGGAGACCACATCTTCGGAGACATCCTCAAATCGAAGAAGCGTCAGGGCTGGAAGACGTTCCTGGTGGTGCCGGAACTCACCAAAGAGCTGCAAGTGTGGAATGAGAAGAAAA ATCTGTTTGAGGAGCTCAAGCGTCTGGACGTCTTCCTGGCCGAGCAGCACAA GCACCTGGGCAGCAAGGCCATAAGCGGCGCCGACGTCAGCCTGGTCCAGCTGAGGATGAAG GTGCTGACCCACAGGATGGACATGTCCTACGGTCAGATGGGCAGCCTCCTGCGCAGCGGCGCCAGGCAGACGCTGTTCGCCAGCCAGCTGGTGCGTTACGCCGACATGTACTCGTCCTCCTGCCTCAACCTGCTGCACTACCCCTCCAATTACCTGTTCCTggctcctcctgtcctg ATGCCCCACGAGGCTGCGGCCCAAACCTCAGTGGACTTATCGCGGCTGAACTTCACCAAACATTACTATCAGACCGATAAGAAGAAAAAATGA
- the slc2a11l gene encoding solute carrier family 2 member 11, like isoform X2, translating to MLQYLTLLLDCPVVIAAIFICGFGGTFQYGFSVSAMTSPSAFIKELVGEVCRDRYGVHLQEWQVSLIWSFLISIYCIGGLLGSLVAAPLVTRLGRKRCLLLNNFVTIAGAVLMLLSRTARSFEMIMVARLIYGISSGIGLSAHSIYLVECAPKRLRGMVGVTVATFGSFGKFFAQLLGISEFFGTPEKWPWLLGFNGLAALLQLVTLPFLPESPRFLLLDRGDQQACETALRKLWGDKDYSTEVEEMLEEKAALEGVRSHSVLELIRNQSLRWQLLTILVGFTGLQLCGINAVYFYCFEVFRAAGIQEHQLRYAALGTGLCECLTSLACFMIIENTGKKVLMLRGYAGMSVVLVLLTITIYFQEHVSWLPYCSMVLVFIFIFWFASGPAGATAPLPGELFTQQYKSAAYTIGCTISWLGLFVLGMVFPIVEKHLHGFCFLIFLFFCVSCGLFFKFNVPEIKNCTALQVAAEFQKMHTKQEEPKHTKTDVREPYETKF from the exons ATGCTCCAGTACCTGACGCTGCTG CTGGACTGTCCTGTCGTCATCGCCGCCATCTTCATCTGCGGCTTTGGTGGAACGTTCCAGTATGGATTCAGCGTTTCAGCCATGACCTCCCCGTCGGCT TTTATCAAGGAGTTGGTGGGGGAGGTGTGCCGGGACAGATACGGCGTCCACCTGCAGGAGTGGCAGGTGTCTCTCATCTGGTCCTTCCTCATCTCCATCTACTGCATCGGGGGCTTACTGGGATCACTGGTGGCCGCGCCGCTCGTCACCAGACTTGGGAG gaaacgCTGTCTTCTGCTGAACAACTTTGTGACCATCGCTGGAGCTGTGCTGATGCTCCTCAGCAGAACCGCCAGGTCCTTCGAGATGATCATGGTGGCGCGGTTGATCTACGGCATCAGCTCAG GCATCGGCCTCTCCGCTCACTCCATCTACCTCGTCGAGTGCGCCCCCAAGAGGCTGCGGGGGATGGTGGGCGTCACCGTGGCAACCTTCGGCTCCTTCGGGAAGTTCTTCGCTCAGCTGCTGGGGATCAG CGAGTTCTTTGGTACCCCGGAGAAGTGGCCCTGGCTGCTGGGATTCAACGGTTTGGCGGCGTTGCTGCAGCTCGTCACGCTTCCGTTCCTGCCAGAATCCCCCAGattcctgctgctggacagaggAGACCAGCAGGCTTGCGAGACAG CACTGAGGAAGCTGTGGGGCGACAAGGACTACagcacagaggtggaggagatgctggaggagaaagcCGCCCTGGAGGGCGTCCGCAGCCACTCGGTGCTGGAGCTGATTCGGAACCAGAGCCTGCGCTGGCAGCTCCTGACCATCCTCGTGGGCTTCACggggctgcagctctgtggcaTCAACGCT GtttacttttactgttttgAGGTGTTTCGTGCGGCGGGAATCCAAGAGCACCAGCTGAGGTACGCAGCCTTGGGAACAGGGTTGTGCGAGTGCCTGACTTCACTCGCGTGT TTCATGATTATTGAGAACACCGGCAAAAAGGTTCTTATGTTGAGAGGATACGCGGGGATGTCTGTagtcctggtcctcctcaccATCACTATCTACTTTCAA GAACACGTCTCCTGGCTGCCCTACTGCAGCATGGTCCTGGtattcatcttcattttctgGTTTGCCAGTGGTCCGG CTGGAGCGACGGCTCCTCTTCCAGGAGAATTATTCACTCAGCAGTACAAGTCAGCCGCCTACACGATTGGTTGCACCATCAGCTGGTTGGGTCTGTTTGTACTGGGGATGGTCTTTCCCATCGTAGAG AAACATCTGCACGGCTTCTGTTTCCTCatatttctcttcttctgcgtcAGCTGTGGGCTCTTTTTCAAGTTCAACGTCCCGGAGATCAAGAATTGCACAGCTCTGCAGGTCGCTGCAGAGTTTCAGAAGATGCACACAAAACAGGAGGAACCCAAACACACGAAAACAGACGTGAGGGAACCATACGAGACCAAGTTCTGA
- the slc2a11l gene encoding solute carrier family 2 member 11, like isoform X1: MLQYLTLLLDCPVVIAAIFICGFGGTFQYGFSVSAMTSPSAERRLLLQFIKELVGEVCRDRYGVHLQEWQVSLIWSFLISIYCIGGLLGSLVAAPLVTRLGRKRCLLLNNFVTIAGAVLMLLSRTARSFEMIMVARLIYGISSGIGLSAHSIYLVECAPKRLRGMVGVTVATFGSFGKFFAQLLGISEFFGTPEKWPWLLGFNGLAALLQLVTLPFLPESPRFLLLDRGDQQACETALRKLWGDKDYSTEVEEMLEEKAALEGVRSHSVLELIRNQSLRWQLLTILVGFTGLQLCGINAVYFYCFEVFRAAGIQEHQLRYAALGTGLCECLTSLACFMIIENTGKKVLMLRGYAGMSVVLVLLTITIYFQEHVSWLPYCSMVLVFIFIFWFASGPAGATAPLPGELFTQQYKSAAYTIGCTISWLGLFVLGMVFPIVEKHLHGFCFLIFLFFCVSCGLFFKFNVPEIKNCTALQVAAEFQKMHTKQEEPKHTKTDVREPYETKF; encoded by the exons ATGCTCCAGTACCTGACGCTGCTG CTGGACTGTCCTGTCGTCATCGCCGCCATCTTCATCTGCGGCTTTGGTGGAACGTTCCAGTATGGATTCAGCGTTTCAGCCATGACCTCCCCGTCGGCT GAGCGACGCCTTCTGTTGCAGTTTATCAAGGAGTTGGTGGGGGAGGTGTGCCGGGACAGATACGGCGTCCACCTGCAGGAGTGGCAGGTGTCTCTCATCTGGTCCTTCCTCATCTCCATCTACTGCATCGGGGGCTTACTGGGATCACTGGTGGCCGCGCCGCTCGTCACCAGACTTGGGAG gaaacgCTGTCTTCTGCTGAACAACTTTGTGACCATCGCTGGAGCTGTGCTGATGCTCCTCAGCAGAACCGCCAGGTCCTTCGAGATGATCATGGTGGCGCGGTTGATCTACGGCATCAGCTCAG GCATCGGCCTCTCCGCTCACTCCATCTACCTCGTCGAGTGCGCCCCCAAGAGGCTGCGGGGGATGGTGGGCGTCACCGTGGCAACCTTCGGCTCCTTCGGGAAGTTCTTCGCTCAGCTGCTGGGGATCAG CGAGTTCTTTGGTACCCCGGAGAAGTGGCCCTGGCTGCTGGGATTCAACGGTTTGGCGGCGTTGCTGCAGCTCGTCACGCTTCCGTTCCTGCCAGAATCCCCCAGattcctgctgctggacagaggAGACCAGCAGGCTTGCGAGACAG CACTGAGGAAGCTGTGGGGCGACAAGGACTACagcacagaggtggaggagatgctggaggagaaagcCGCCCTGGAGGGCGTCCGCAGCCACTCGGTGCTGGAGCTGATTCGGAACCAGAGCCTGCGCTGGCAGCTCCTGACCATCCTCGTGGGCTTCACggggctgcagctctgtggcaTCAACGCT GtttacttttactgttttgAGGTGTTTCGTGCGGCGGGAATCCAAGAGCACCAGCTGAGGTACGCAGCCTTGGGAACAGGGTTGTGCGAGTGCCTGACTTCACTCGCGTGT TTCATGATTATTGAGAACACCGGCAAAAAGGTTCTTATGTTGAGAGGATACGCGGGGATGTCTGTagtcctggtcctcctcaccATCACTATCTACTTTCAA GAACACGTCTCCTGGCTGCCCTACTGCAGCATGGTCCTGGtattcatcttcattttctgGTTTGCCAGTGGTCCGG CTGGAGCGACGGCTCCTCTTCCAGGAGAATTATTCACTCAGCAGTACAAGTCAGCCGCCTACACGATTGGTTGCACCATCAGCTGGTTGGGTCTGTTTGTACTGGGGATGGTCTTTCCCATCGTAGAG AAACATCTGCACGGCTTCTGTTTCCTCatatttctcttcttctgcgtcAGCTGTGGGCTCTTTTTCAAGTTCAACGTCCCGGAGATCAAGAATTGCACAGCTCTGCAGGTCGCTGCAGAGTTTCAGAAGATGCACACAAAACAGGAGGAACCCAAACACACGAAAACAGACGTGAGGGAACCATACGAGACCAAGTTCTGA
- the slc2a11l gene encoding solute carrier family 2 member 11, like isoform X3 yields the protein MTSPSAFIKELVGEVCRDRYGVHLQEWQVSLIWSFLISIYCIGGLLGSLVAAPLVTRLGRKRCLLLNNFVTIAGAVLMLLSRTARSFEMIMVARLIYGISSGIGLSAHSIYLVECAPKRLRGMVGVTVATFGSFGKFFAQLLGISEFFGTPEKWPWLLGFNGLAALLQLVTLPFLPESPRFLLLDRGDQQACETALRKLWGDKDYSTEVEEMLEEKAALEGVRSHSVLELIRNQSLRWQLLTILVGFTGLQLCGINAVYFYCFEVFRAAGIQEHQLRYAALGTGLCECLTSLACFMIIENTGKKVLMLRGYAGMSVVLVLLTITIYFQEHVSWLPYCSMVLVFIFIFWFASGPAGATAPLPGELFTQQYKSAAYTIGCTISWLGLFVLGMVFPIVEKHLHGFCFLIFLFFCVSCGLFFKFNVPEIKNCTALQVAAEFQKMHTKQEEPKHTKTDVREPYETKF from the exons ATGACCTCCCCGTCGGCT TTTATCAAGGAGTTGGTGGGGGAGGTGTGCCGGGACAGATACGGCGTCCACCTGCAGGAGTGGCAGGTGTCTCTCATCTGGTCCTTCCTCATCTCCATCTACTGCATCGGGGGCTTACTGGGATCACTGGTGGCCGCGCCGCTCGTCACCAGACTTGGGAG gaaacgCTGTCTTCTGCTGAACAACTTTGTGACCATCGCTGGAGCTGTGCTGATGCTCCTCAGCAGAACCGCCAGGTCCTTCGAGATGATCATGGTGGCGCGGTTGATCTACGGCATCAGCTCAG GCATCGGCCTCTCCGCTCACTCCATCTACCTCGTCGAGTGCGCCCCCAAGAGGCTGCGGGGGATGGTGGGCGTCACCGTGGCAACCTTCGGCTCCTTCGGGAAGTTCTTCGCTCAGCTGCTGGGGATCAG CGAGTTCTTTGGTACCCCGGAGAAGTGGCCCTGGCTGCTGGGATTCAACGGTTTGGCGGCGTTGCTGCAGCTCGTCACGCTTCCGTTCCTGCCAGAATCCCCCAGattcctgctgctggacagaggAGACCAGCAGGCTTGCGAGACAG CACTGAGGAAGCTGTGGGGCGACAAGGACTACagcacagaggtggaggagatgctggaggagaaagcCGCCCTGGAGGGCGTCCGCAGCCACTCGGTGCTGGAGCTGATTCGGAACCAGAGCCTGCGCTGGCAGCTCCTGACCATCCTCGTGGGCTTCACggggctgcagctctgtggcaTCAACGCT GtttacttttactgttttgAGGTGTTTCGTGCGGCGGGAATCCAAGAGCACCAGCTGAGGTACGCAGCCTTGGGAACAGGGTTGTGCGAGTGCCTGACTTCACTCGCGTGT TTCATGATTATTGAGAACACCGGCAAAAAGGTTCTTATGTTGAGAGGATACGCGGGGATGTCTGTagtcctggtcctcctcaccATCACTATCTACTTTCAA GAACACGTCTCCTGGCTGCCCTACTGCAGCATGGTCCTGGtattcatcttcattttctgGTTTGCCAGTGGTCCGG CTGGAGCGACGGCTCCTCTTCCAGGAGAATTATTCACTCAGCAGTACAAGTCAGCCGCCTACACGATTGGTTGCACCATCAGCTGGTTGGGTCTGTTTGTACTGGGGATGGTCTTTCCCATCGTAGAG AAACATCTGCACGGCTTCTGTTTCCTCatatttctcttcttctgcgtcAGCTGTGGGCTCTTTTTCAAGTTCAACGTCCCGGAGATCAAGAATTGCACAGCTCTGCAGGTCGCTGCAGAGTTTCAGAAGATGCACACAAAACAGGAGGAACCCAAACACACGAAAACAGACGTGAGGGAACCATACGAGACCAAGTTCTGA